One genomic region from Halobacteriovorax vibrionivorans encodes:
- a CDS encoding DEAD/DEAH box helicase, with amino-acid sequence MSSINSFDSLKLLPEILSSLNKKGYKKPTPIQAQSIPHLLTGGDILGIAQTGTGKTAAFSLPILNNLGSNKIKTKPRHMRTLILTPTRELASQINENIEEYGKGLGIKSTVIFGGVKPRPQILQLKKGMDVIVATPGRFLDLMSNDQIQFGQLETFVLDEADRMLDMGFIRDVNKIIARLPKKRQTLLFSATMPQDIVNLSKKLLVKPKKVEVTPESTTVEKIDQKINFVHKTNKPKLLINILEDQSIEHVLVFTKTKHGANRVVKHLDQVGITSAAIHGNKSQGAREKALGGFKKGTIRVLVATDIAARGIDVSHITHVINYNLPDDPKSYVHRIGRTARAGRDGIAISFCDDTEKKLLKDIEKTIKYQIPQDKDHPFHGVAGAPAQPQNHRRPSKKASANKSRNGNNQQRSARRRPAKKKPTT; translated from the coding sequence ATGTCATCAATCAATTCATTTGATTCCCTAAAACTATTACCAGAAATTCTCTCAAGCCTAAATAAAAAAGGCTATAAGAAACCAACTCCTATCCAGGCACAATCAATCCCACACTTATTAACAGGTGGAGATATTCTTGGAATTGCACAAACTGGAACTGGTAAAACTGCTGCGTTCTCATTACCAATTTTAAATAATCTAGGCTCAAATAAAATTAAAACTAAGCCAAGACATATGAGAACTTTAATTCTTACACCTACAAGAGAGTTAGCATCTCAGATTAATGAAAATATTGAAGAGTATGGAAAAGGCCTAGGCATAAAAAGTACGGTTATTTTCGGTGGAGTTAAACCAAGGCCACAAATCCTACAGCTTAAAAAAGGGATGGATGTAATTGTTGCTACACCTGGTCGTTTCTTAGATCTTATGAGTAATGACCAAATTCAATTTGGCCAACTTGAAACCTTTGTCCTCGATGAAGCGGATCGTATGCTTGATATGGGATTCATTCGCGATGTGAATAAGATCATTGCGAGACTACCAAAAAAGAGGCAAACGTTACTTTTTTCTGCGACGATGCCACAAGATATTGTAAACCTTTCTAAAAAGCTTCTAGTAAAGCCTAAGAAAGTTGAAGTAACACCTGAATCAACAACTGTCGAAAAGATTGATCAGAAAATCAATTTTGTCCACAAGACAAATAAACCAAAACTCTTAATTAATATTCTAGAAGACCAATCAATTGAGCACGTACTTGTTTTTACAAAGACAAAACACGGCGCCAATCGAGTTGTTAAGCATCTTGATCAGGTTGGAATAACATCTGCTGCTATTCATGGAAATAAGTCTCAAGGTGCACGTGAAAAGGCCCTTGGTGGTTTTAAAAAGGGAACAATCAGAGTTCTCGTTGCAACTGATATTGCTGCTCGTGGAATTGATGTTTCTCATATCACTCACGTTATCAATTATAACCTTCCAGATGATCCTAAAAGTTATGTTCACCGTATCGGAAGAACGGCCCGAGCTGGACGTGATGGAATCGCTATTTCATTTTGCGATGACACAGAAAAGAAACTTTTAAAAGATATTGAAAAGACAATTAAGTATCAAATTCCACAAGATAAGGATCATCCTTTTCATGGAGTTGCTGGAGCACCTGCTCAACCTCAAAATCACAGGCGCCCAAGTAAGAAAGCATCTGCAAATAAAAGCCGTAATGGAAATAATCAGCAACGAAGTGCGCGACGTAGGCCTGCTAAGAAGAAGCCTACTACTTAA
- a CDS encoding LexA family protein, protein MNTHKKLPVANCGLFGISEDHIENYQSLDERFVQNRSATFFFEAQGDSMEPLIIPGDVLVIDRSLEVKSGRVAIVYLDGEFLCKRLIKQDGRVILRSHNPLHRDITITDEMDFLVWGPIVAVARDMKEL, encoded by the coding sequence ATGAACACGCACAAGAAACTTCCAGTAGCAAATTGTGGCCTCTTTGGAATCAGTGAGGACCACATTGAAAATTATCAGTCTTTAGATGAGCGCTTTGTCCAAAATCGTTCAGCGACTTTCTTCTTTGAAGCTCAAGGAGACTCGATGGAGCCATTGATTATTCCTGGTGACGTTTTGGTCATCGATCGCTCCTTAGAAGTTAAAAGTGGAAGAGTTGCTATTGTCTACTTAGATGGAGAGTTTCTATGTAAGCGTCTCATTAAGCAAGATGGGAGAGTCATCTTGCGCTCACACAATCCCTTGCATCGAGATATCACCATCACTGATGAGATGGACTTCTTGGTGTGGGGGCCAATTGTAGCAGTGGCACGCGATATGAAGGAACTTTAA
- the nadA gene encoding quinolinate synthase NadA codes for MLDLFGKEEVHRPIISQEELSDEEVLVELRKIKEELKDEVVVLGHHYQQDDVIEFADYKGDSLKLAQDAALLKDKPYIIFCGVHFMAETADMLTGDDQHVILPDMQAGCSMADMANREEIDKAWDFMRKSTNDKIIPITYINCAATLKSFVGENDGTICTSSNAQNIIKWAFDQGQKLLFFPDQHLGRNTCHDLGISLDEMVVYNPNMLNGGLTSEQIDKAKVILWYGFCSVHQGFTATQVEQIKKEKPDTTVIVHPECNFEVVQAAHDNGSTAYIINKIKEAPAGSKFAVGTEINLVNRLANDFPDKEITSLSPYQCLCTTMYRVRPRWLLASFRAIKENKPINIIKVDDKTKEYSLKALNKMLELSK; via the coding sequence ATGTTAGATCTTTTCGGAAAAGAGGAAGTTCACCGTCCAATAATTTCTCAAGAAGAATTATCAGACGAAGAAGTGCTAGTTGAACTCAGAAAGATTAAAGAGGAGCTTAAGGACGAAGTTGTTGTTCTAGGCCACCACTATCAGCAAGATGACGTTATTGAGTTTGCTGATTATAAAGGTGACTCGCTAAAGCTTGCTCAAGATGCGGCCCTACTCAAGGATAAGCCATATATAATTTTCTGTGGCGTTCACTTCATGGCAGAAACTGCAGACATGCTTACAGGAGATGACCAGCACGTCATCCTTCCAGATATGCAAGCAGGTTGTTCAATGGCCGACATGGCAAACCGAGAAGAGATTGATAAAGCATGGGACTTCATGCGCAAATCAACTAACGATAAAATTATTCCTATTACTTATATTAATTGTGCTGCAACTTTAAAGTCATTTGTTGGTGAAAACGATGGAACAATCTGTACTTCATCAAATGCACAAAACATTATCAAGTGGGCCTTTGATCAAGGTCAAAAACTATTATTCTTTCCAGATCAACACTTAGGAAGAAATACTTGTCATGACCTAGGAATCTCACTTGATGAAATGGTTGTCTACAACCCTAATATGCTTAATGGTGGGCTAACGAGCGAACAAATCGATAAGGCCAAAGTTATTCTTTGGTACGGATTCTGCTCAGTTCACCAAGGCTTTACAGCAACACAAGTAGAACAAATAAAAAAAGAAAAACCAGATACAACTGTTATCGTACATCCTGAGTGTAACTTTGAGGTTGTACAAGCGGCACACGATAACGGCTCAACTGCTTACATCATCAATAAGATCAAAGAAGCACCAGCAGGCTCAAAGTTTGCAGTAGGAACAGAGATTAACCTTGTTAATCGTTTAGCAAATGATTTTCCAGATAAAGAAATCACTTCACTGTCACCTTACCAGTGTTTATGTACAACAATGTATCGAGTAAGACCGCGTTGGCTACTTGCCAGCTTTAGAGCGATTAAGGAAAATAAACCTATTAATATAATTAAAGTAGATGACAAGACTAAGGAATACTCATTGAAAGCATTAAATAAAATGCTTGAGTTAAGTAAATAG
- a CDS encoding Glu/Leu/Phe/Val family dehydrogenase codes for MSNLLDNPLYQDAIAQLEESAAIMGLDPNVADRLKHPKRALQVAVPIRLDDGTVKTFQGFRVQHNMTLGPGKGGVRYHPGVDLAETAGLAMLMTFKCALVGLPLGGAKGGICVDPTKLSRQELQGLTRRYTTEINTFIGPQVDIPAPDIGTDGQTMAWMLDTYSQLKGYTVPGVVTGKPITVGGSLGRSEATGKGVAFCVNFAAKKLGMKIDTSTTVAIHGFGKVAVPAAHDLEAQGAKIVAVSDVSGAIYNPNGLNINAALEWTKKGGLLADMDGVEKISNEELFALDVDILIPAAIDGVITEKNAHKVKAKIIAEGANGPLNKAAIDIVTKNGCFLVPDILCNAGGVIVSYFEWVQGLQNFFWDLSEINRKLHDILKDAFENVYEAHQKYDIDMKKAAFVAALKRLERAMRFRGLFPG; via the coding sequence ATGAGCAATCTTCTAGATAATCCACTATATCAGGATGCCATCGCGCAATTAGAAGAATCTGCCGCAATTATGGGACTCGATCCAAACGTTGCCGACAGACTTAAACACCCAAAAAGAGCACTTCAAGTTGCAGTTCCAATTCGTCTTGACGATGGTACTGTTAAAACTTTTCAAGGATTCAGAGTTCAACACAATATGACTCTTGGACCTGGAAAAGGTGGGGTACGTTATCATCCAGGCGTTGACCTGGCCGAAACTGCTGGTCTTGCAATGCTAATGACTTTCAAATGTGCACTTGTTGGTCTACCTCTAGGTGGAGCAAAAGGTGGAATCTGTGTTGATCCAACAAAACTTTCTCGTCAAGAACTTCAAGGTTTAACAAGAAGATACACAACAGAAATTAATACATTCATTGGTCCACAAGTAGATATCCCTGCTCCAGATATTGGAACAGACGGACAAACTATGGCGTGGATGCTTGATACTTATTCACAACTAAAAGGTTATACTGTTCCAGGTGTTGTAACAGGAAAGCCAATTACAGTTGGTGGATCTCTTGGTCGTAGTGAAGCTACAGGTAAAGGTGTTGCCTTTTGTGTAAACTTTGCTGCTAAGAAATTAGGAATGAAAATCGATACAAGCACAACTGTTGCTATTCACGGTTTTGGTAAAGTTGCCGTTCCTGCGGCCCATGATCTTGAAGCACAAGGTGCAAAGATTGTTGCGGTTTCAGATGTTTCTGGCGCAATCTATAACCCAAATGGTTTAAACATTAATGCTGCACTTGAATGGACTAAGAAAGGTGGCCTACTAGCAGACATGGATGGAGTAGAGAAAATTTCTAACGAAGAACTTTTCGCTCTTGATGTTGATATCTTAATCCCAGCTGCAATTGATGGTGTAATCACTGAAAAGAATGCACATAAAGTTAAGGCAAAGATTATTGCTGAAGGTGCTAACGGTCCACTTAATAAAGCTGCAATTGATATCGTAACTAAGAATGGTTGTTTCTTAGTTCCAGATATTCTTTGTAACGCTGGTGGTGTTATCGTTTCTTACTTTGAATGGGTTCAGGGACTTCAGAATTTCTTCTGGGATCTATCAGAGATCAATAGAAAACTTCACGATATTCTAAAAGATGCTTTTGAGAACGTTTACGAAGCTCATCAGAAATATGATATCGATATGAAAAAGGCCGCTTTCGTTGCTGCTCTTAAAAGATTAGAGAGAGCAATGAGATTTAGAGGGCTCTTCCCAGGTTAA
- a CDS encoding site-specific integrase → MFRNGELYALTWDDVDFENRRIRVSKSYNKRSRETKTTKAGYWRNIPINDDLMKLLRDLQSKRKNNFVLPRLRDWAHGYQAKVLRTYCTYLNITPIRFHDLRACFATQLLQNSVPPATVMKICGWKDLDTMARYIRVAGIDEVGATNKLSFVL, encoded by the coding sequence ATTTTTCGAAATGGAGAATTATATGCTTTAACTTGGGACGATGTAGACTTTGAAAACAGGAGAATCAGAGTATCTAAATCTTATAACAAGAGATCGAGAGAAACAAAAACAACTAAAGCTGGCTACTGGAGAAATATTCCAATTAATGACGATTTAATGAAACTGTTACGAGACTTACAATCTAAAAGAAAAAATAACTTTGTTCTTCCTAGATTAAGAGACTGGGCCCATGGATATCAAGCAAAGGTATTAAGAACCTATTGTACATATTTAAATATTACACCTATTCGATTTCATGATCTAAGAGCCTGCTTCGCAACACAACTACTTCAAAATTCTGTTCCACCAGCGACAGTTATGAAGATATGCGGCTGGAAAGATCTTGATACTATGGCGAGATATATTAGAGTAGCGGGAATTGATGAAGTTGGAGCTACAAATAAACTTAGTTTTGTCTTATAA
- a CDS encoding bifunctional UDP-sugar hydrolase/5'-nucleotidase, which yields MGTLISCSESSQKYNSLKLTKKFSKNTKDSIIIAYTGNLKSQLTPHKDELINGSKIEFGGAQLQRKYLSAIRSELGNILLIDGGQILAGQSKEDGDEVLEHINELEYDAVLLSDHDLISLKNQKNKEINIPFVNSNLLSLDTNESLSSFNNKEVIIKEINGVKVGIFGLTPYKPILKDEDGLEGILFDDVVARILNIKRKIKGQTDINIAILHAHDECSDKIDYRFKDCKIDRSFIKKILTRLPPDTIDIVFSGSSIEPVTKILEYPVISNLGHGEFITLLRYFPKTKEIEAQQVRICSDFYDVTNSCYISPDDINAIKEVRKSRLKLRPAQVLKTKILQTN from the coding sequence TTGGGAACTCTCATTTCTTGTAGTGAGAGTTCTCAAAAATATAATTCCTTAAAGCTTACTAAGAAGTTCTCTAAGAACACTAAAGATTCAATTATTATCGCTTATACTGGTAATTTAAAGTCGCAACTCACACCTCACAAAGACGAGCTAATAAATGGTTCAAAAATAGAATTTGGTGGTGCACAGCTGCAGAGAAAATACCTCAGTGCCATAAGAAGTGAACTTGGAAATATTCTATTAATCGATGGTGGGCAGATTCTAGCAGGTCAATCAAAAGAAGATGGTGACGAAGTTCTTGAGCATATAAATGAATTAGAATACGATGCCGTTCTCTTATCAGATCATGACCTCATTAGCTTAAAGAATCAGAAGAATAAAGAGATCAATATCCCATTTGTTAATTCAAATCTCTTATCACTCGATACAAATGAATCCCTTTCAAGCTTTAATAATAAAGAAGTAATCATTAAGGAGATAAATGGTGTAAAGGTTGGAATCTTTGGACTAACTCCATATAAACCGATACTTAAAGATGAGGATGGTTTAGAGGGAATCCTCTTTGATGATGTCGTTGCAAGAATCCTTAATATAAAAAGAAAGATCAAAGGTCAGACTGATATAAATATTGCTATCTTACATGCTCATGATGAGTGTAGTGATAAAATCGATTACCGATTTAAAGACTGTAAAATTGATCGTAGCTTCATTAAAAAAATCTTAACGCGCCTACCTCCAGATACCATTGATATCGTTTTTAGTGGAAGTAGTATTGAGCCTGTAACAAAGATCCTAGAGTATCCTGTTATCTCTAACCTTGGGCATGGGGAATTCATTACTCTTTTAAGATACTTTCCAAAAACGAAAGAGATAGAAGCGCAACAAGTAAGGATTTGCTCTGACTTCTATGATGTAACTAATAGTTGTTATATTTCTCCTGATGACATTAATGCCATTAAAGAAGTGAGAAAAAGTCGTCTAAAACTTAGGCCAGCTCAGGTACTTAAGACAAAAATCCTACAAACAAACTAG
- a CDS encoding rhodanese-like domain-containing protein — protein MINFMEVGELKDLMDKNTDLILVDCREQDEWDAGHIEEAIFIPLSDFANQYANHLKDKSKKIVVQCRSGKRSLNACQFLLEEGFEDLYNLEGGILAWGESGYPIKA, from the coding sequence ATGATTAACTTTATGGAAGTTGGTGAATTAAAGGATTTAATGGATAAGAATACAGACCTTATTCTTGTGGATTGCCGAGAGCAAGATGAGTGGGATGCAGGTCATATTGAAGAAGCTATTTTTATTCCACTATCAGACTTCGCTAATCAATATGCGAATCACTTAAAAGATAAGAGTAAAAAAATTGTTGTTCAATGCCGTAGTGGAAAGAGAAGTTTAAATGCTTGCCAATTTCTACTGGAAGAAGGTTTTGAAGACTTATACAACCTAGAAGGTGGAATCCTTGCTTGGGGAGAAAGTGGTTACCCAATTAAGGCTTAA
- a CDS encoding RluA family pseudouridine synthase: MAILNKKFTTQVYEVTYYVEETHQGMRLDQFMQIYLETWSRQEVKKRIKAGDVQIIDRPGKPRPSTTLHYKEKIFFRITRTTQEDEYWRGELIELDEKPEIIFEDKELIVMNKPPYMACHPTGRHLFYCATVMFEEKYEKTIHSIHRLDRETSGVMMLGKDPQIANLMGEEFIHDRVKKCYFFIAKANEDYNGAQEFFSDERLGASEEGLKRVYIDSFPVNSHEGKHAYTDFKILFKEGDYVLGLAFPQTGRQHQIRVHAMLRGLPLLGDKLYLGSFEMFQRFKDNLATPEEFDQMEHNRHCLHAIGLKLHYKGEDRMYISSLPKDFIPLIKERFSTPVDEIEKTVKDKARDYFSGN, translated from the coding sequence ATGGCCATCTTAAATAAGAAATTCACGACTCAAGTCTATGAGGTGACGTATTACGTTGAAGAAACTCATCAAGGGATGAGGTTGGATCAATTTATGCAGATCTATCTTGAAACGTGGTCTCGCCAAGAAGTGAAAAAGAGAATCAAGGCCGGTGATGTTCAAATCATTGACCGTCCAGGAAAGCCTAGGCCATCAACGACTCTCCACTATAAAGAAAAAATCTTTTTTCGAATCACAAGAACAACTCAAGAAGACGAATATTGGCGTGGTGAACTTATTGAACTCGATGAAAAGCCTGAAATAATTTTTGAAGACAAGGAGCTTATTGTCATGAATAAGCCTCCATATATGGCCTGTCACCCAACTGGCCGCCATCTCTTTTACTGTGCCACAGTAATGTTTGAAGAAAAGTATGAGAAAACCATCCACTCAATTCACAGACTTGATCGTGAAACATCAGGTGTAATGATGCTTGGAAAAGATCCTCAGATAGCAAACCTAATGGGTGAAGAGTTCATCCATGATCGCGTTAAGAAGTGCTACTTCTTTATTGCAAAAGCAAATGAAGATTACAATGGAGCACAAGAATTCTTTTCTGATGAAAGACTTGGAGCTAGTGAAGAAGGGTTAAAGCGAGTTTATATCGACTCCTTTCCCGTGAACTCTCATGAAGGAAAGCATGCCTATACTGACTTTAAAATTCTTTTTAAAGAAGGTGATTATGTACTTGGACTGGCCTTTCCACAAACTGGACGCCAGCATCAAATCCGTGTTCACGCAATGCTTAGAGGCCTGCCACTATTAGGTGATAAGCTTTATCTTGGTTCATTTGAAATGTTTCAACGCTTTAAAGATAACTTGGCCACACCAGAAGAATTTGATCAGATGGAGCACAATCGTCACTGCCTCCATGCCATCGGCCTAAAGCTTCACTACAAGGGTGAAGATCGCATGTATATCTCATCACTTCCAAAGGACTTCATCCCGCTAATTAAAGAGCGTTTTTCAACACCAGTAGATGAGATTGAAAAAACTGTTAAAGATAAAGCTAGAGATTATTTTTCAGGTAATTAA
- a CDS encoding ParA family protein has protein sequence MEVITVANNKGGVGKTMQCYQLATHLANKGHKVLVIDLDSQANLSSTFNLQIHRTLIPEWLIGDVTIEDVMVPSEGKGKFHKNITVIPSSRHMANLSKLLILSEGEIRKEAGRKERLMRLRLEQIPEGMFDYVVIDTPPMLGDELIMALVASNKILIPTQAQDYSIDGLEELMDTFEIIKETENSSLEFSIIPSMVNARRKIEKQRLEELAQSFNITPPIRNLVQMQESISLKRPICKMGKKSRGHQDYQKLWESLNL, from the coding sequence ATGGAAGTTATAACGGTTGCAAATAACAAGGGTGGCGTTGGTAAAACAATGCAGTGCTACCAATTAGCGACTCACTTGGCCAATAAAGGTCACAAGGTACTTGTTATTGACCTAGATTCACAGGCCAATTTAAGTTCAACATTTAATTTACAAATTCACAGAACTCTTATTCCTGAGTGGTTAATCGGTGACGTTACTATTGAAGACGTTATGGTGCCTTCAGAAGGTAAGGGTAAATTTCATAAGAATATTACTGTTATTCCATCAAGTCGTCATATGGCCAATCTATCAAAGCTTCTGATTCTTTCAGAAGGTGAGATTAGAAAAGAAGCTGGCCGTAAGGAGAGACTGATGAGGCTAAGACTTGAGCAAATTCCAGAGGGAATGTTTGATTACGTTGTAATCGATACACCTCCAATGCTTGGTGATGAACTTATTATGGCACTTGTTGCAAGTAATAAGATTCTAATTCCAACACAGGCTCAAGATTACTCTATTGATGGTCTAGAAGAGTTAATGGATACTTTTGAAATTATCAAAGAGACTGAGAACTCTTCATTAGAATTCTCAATCATTCCATCAATGGTTAATGCGAGAAGAAAGATTGAAAAGCAAAGACTAGAAGAACTTGCTCAGTCTTTTAACATTACACCACCAATTCGTAATCTTGTTCAGATGCAAGAGTCGATTTCATTAAAGAGACCTATTTGTAAAATGGGGAAGAAGTCGCGCGGACATCAAGATTACCAAAAGCTTTGGGAATCATTAAATCTATAA
- a CDS encoding cysteine desulfurase family protein has protein sequence MQEIYADYNGSAPICNEVKEYIINRLNKGPFANPNATHHVGTRVKVAMENARSVCAKLLGAQMSQLVFNSGSTEGISTVFQSVLLNNPKKKIIISGIEHSAVTNNALFYQENHGHEVYTLQTKPNGIVDVEDLINHIDEDTALVAVMAANNETGVIQPYLDVAKICQEKGVPFLCDTTQFVGKTEFNFAESGIDYAVVAGHKIGGMTGSGLVLAKDPATLKPLIIGGGQEKGLRGGTQNYLGNETLAVALTYAMNNLPKYEAINTKRQQFEENIKAKFPQIVIIGEDAPRLSSTSYLSMPGIHGQAVQMELESEGIYVTTSSACSDNNPQTSKVLKAMGVTDDIGRGVVRISLGLCNDPALYDRIESALINAYEKLSKIKSY, from the coding sequence ATGCAAGAGATTTACGCTGACTACAATGGCAGTGCTCCAATTTGCAATGAAGTAAAGGAGTACATTATTAACCGCCTAAACAAGGGGCCATTTGCTAACCCAAATGCCACACACCATGTTGGAACACGCGTGAAGGTGGCCATGGAAAATGCACGCTCTGTATGTGCAAAGCTTCTCGGTGCTCAAATGAGTCAACTTGTATTTAACTCTGGCTCGACAGAAGGTATCTCAACTGTATTTCAATCTGTACTTTTAAATAATCCAAAAAAGAAAATAATCATCTCGGGAATCGAGCACTCAGCTGTTACAAACAATGCTCTTTTCTACCAAGAAAATCACGGCCATGAAGTCTATACATTACAAACTAAGCCAAATGGAATTGTTGATGTAGAAGATCTCATTAATCATATCGATGAAGACACTGCACTTGTTGCGGTGATGGCAGCAAATAATGAAACTGGTGTTATTCAACCTTACTTAGACGTTGCAAAAATATGCCAAGAAAAAGGTGTTCCTTTCCTATGTGATACAACTCAATTTGTAGGAAAGACTGAATTTAACTTTGCTGAATCGGGAATTGACTACGCTGTAGTAGCCGGACATAAAATTGGTGGCATGACAGGCTCAGGCTTAGTTCTTGCTAAAGATCCAGCAACTTTAAAACCTCTCATTATTGGTGGAGGACAAGAAAAAGGTCTTCGTGGTGGAACTCAAAACTACCTCGGAAATGAAACTCTTGCCGTTGCCCTAACATATGCAATGAATAATCTACCAAAATATGAGGCCATTAATACTAAACGCCAACAATTTGAAGAAAATATTAAAGCTAAGTTTCCACAAATTGTTATCATTGGTGAAGATGCCCCAAGGCTTTCTTCAACATCATACCTTTCAATGCCAGGAATCCATGGCCAGGCCGTGCAAATGGAGCTTGAATCTGAAGGAATTTATGTAACAACATCATCAGCTTGTTCTGACAATAACCCTCAAACTTCTAAAGTTCTTAAGGCCATGGGAGTAACTGACGATATTGGTCGAGGTGTTGTGAGAATTTCTTTAGGGCTTTGTAATGATCCTGCCCTCTATGATAGAATCGAAAGTGCATTAATAAACGCTTACGAAAAACTATCAAAGATAAAAAGTTATTAA
- a CDS encoding ParB/RepB/Spo0J family partition protein has protein sequence MAKKFAPRVSKKERKTLKLTDNLDSSVMERLSGDRLLQGAKLDEVYLKEIVVKEQVRTKFNDSSLKELAENIKQNGLIQPLVLHKDKLGRLTLVCGERRYRAMSLIEKEKCPCFILDKKNEQELMAIQFSENSSREALHYIDKADGILNYQKATKASERKIQAALGISKSEVHRSLMIAKMGKKIKEAAKAHNIEKYVLLELDALEKSPLKTKLTKMLYKGELTKRAELKKAIKDGGVIKPGRKKKKPTVPKGLTANAFIKTLKSQAKGKKLDKKTQSLLNELLKETQNIVDM, from the coding sequence ATGGCAAAAAAATTTGCTCCAAGAGTTTCTAAGAAAGAAAGAAAAACTTTAAAATTAACAGATAATCTCGATAGCTCCGTAATGGAGAGACTTTCTGGTGATCGTCTTCTACAAGGAGCGAAGCTAGATGAAGTTTACTTAAAAGAGATTGTTGTAAAAGAGCAGGTAAGAACTAAATTTAATGATAGTTCTCTAAAAGAGCTTGCTGAAAACATCAAACAAAATGGTCTAATTCAACCACTTGTTCTTCATAAGGATAAGCTTGGTCGACTAACATTAGTTTGTGGTGAGAGACGTTACCGTGCCATGTCTCTTATTGAAAAAGAGAAGTGTCCTTGTTTTATTCTTGATAAGAAGAATGAACAAGAGCTTATGGCAATTCAGTTCTCTGAGAACTCATCACGTGAAGCACTTCACTATATTGATAAGGCCGATGGTATTTTAAATTACCAAAAAGCAACGAAGGCGAGTGAGAGAAAAATTCAAGCTGCTCTTGGTATTTCAAAGTCTGAAGTTCACAGGTCTTTAATGATTGCCAAAATGGGTAAGAAAATTAAAGAAGCGGCCAAAGCTCATAATATTGAAAAGTATGTACTTCTAGAACTTGATGCTCTTGAGAAAAGCCCACTTAAAACAAAGCTAACTAAAATGCTTTATAAAGGTGAGTTAACAAAAAGAGCTGAACTTAAGAAGGCCATCAAAGATGGTGGTGTTATTAAGCCAGGTAGAAAGAAGAAAAAGCCAACTGTTCCAAAAGGACTTACGGCAAATGCATTTATTAAGACATTAAAGTCACAAGCTAAAGGTAAGAAGCTGGATAAGAAAACTCAGTCCTTACTTAATGAGCTCCTCAAAGAAACACAAAATATCGTCGATATGTAA
- a CDS encoding HAD family hydrolase produces MTTPKIILSDFDGTLTHHTEMSSELFDILNLAESKKIPFVIVTGRSISWAHFLITHFSTLPIVISEGGGALSWRDKNGLIQNEFLVPESELAKLEAFCVKLKEKYPNLNLTSDSLGRVSDRAIELCDLEDEKFKNEICHLMDEEGINYSTSNVHLNFWCGNLSKANATKVLFNKFFSHLNMEEESIYFGDSLNDQSMFDKVKTSIGVSNIDSVMDRLSVKPHIILKGKENAGPSGVLNYLKNNL; encoded by the coding sequence ATGACAACTCCAAAGATTATACTTTCAGACTTTGACGGTACACTAACTCATCATACAGAAATGAGCAGTGAGCTTTTTGATATTTTAAATCTTGCTGAGAGTAAAAAGATCCCATTTGTTATCGTAACAGGCCGAAGTATCTCTTGGGCACATTTTCTAATCACTCACTTTTCAACACTTCCTATCGTTATCTCAGAAGGCGGAGGAGCTCTTAGTTGGCGTGATAAGAATGGACTTATTCAAAATGAATTCTTAGTTCCAGAAAGTGAGCTGGCAAAGCTTGAAGCTTTTTGTGTAAAGCTTAAAGAGAAGTATCCTAATTTAAATTTAACAAGTGATTCCTTGGGGCGAGTATCTGATCGCGCGATTGAATTATGTGATCTTGAAGATGAGAAATTTAAAAATGAAATTTGTCACCTTATGGATGAAGAGGGGATTAATTACTCAACATCTAATGTTCACTTAAACTTTTGGTGTGGAAACCTATCAAAGGCAAATGCAACAAAGGTTCTCTTTAATAAGTTCTTTTCACATCTAAATATGGAAGAAGAATCGATCTACTTTGGTGATAGTCTAAATGATCAATCAATGTTTGATAAGGTTAAGACTTCAATTGGTGTTTCTAATATTGATTCAGTTATGGATCGCTTAAGTGTAAAACCACACATTATTTTAAAGGGAAAAGAAAACGCTGGGCCAAGTGGTGTTCTTAATTACCTGAAAAATAATCTCTAG